A section of the Primulina eburnea isolate SZY01 chromosome 1, ASM2296580v1, whole genome shotgun sequence genome encodes:
- the LOC140838081 gene encoding uncharacterized protein has product MHVWKRTHGSLLTMLSRSGIGWNETEKRIEANDETWDSFVKTDSSVRTWRYKTWPYFPDLCEIFGNDRATGQHAESFAEALQGVLNMTDDNDIVPEDKIGPNVIFQETEEAGESMSVSNAPSVNKVCNKSKNTKKRKKHSDGEELFIDAINNFTEMSRATMTEFVKRIGVEYDTVNATKDVFAVLESIPELVPDEIVVAAALLAENPKQQNLLFTAPQHARLKLVRRLLKEDSIKKNIV; this is encoded by the exons ATGCATGTCTGGAAAAGGACTCATGGTTCTTTGTTAACAATGCTTAGCAGGAGTGGAATTGGGTGGAATGAAACAGAGAAGAGGATCGAAGCAAATGACGAAACATGGGATTCATTTGTGAAG ACTGATAGCAGTGTTCGTACGTGGCGATACAAAACATGGCCTTATTTTCCCGATTTGTGCGAAATATTTGGAAATGACCGTGCAACGGGACAACATGCTGAGAGTTTCGCTGAGGCCCTTCAAGGAGTACTAAACATGACTGATGACAATGATATTGTGCCCGAAGACAAAATTGGACCGAATGTTATTTTCCAGGAGACAGAGGAAGCTGGTGAATCCATGTCGGTGTCAAATGCTCCATCTGTCAACAAAGTTTGTAATAAATCAAAGAACACTAAGAAACGGAAGAAGCATTCAGATGGTGAAGAGCTATTCATTGATGCCATTAACAATTTCACTGAGATGTCAAGAGCTACGATGACCGAATTTGTGAAGCGAATTGGTGTCGAATATGACACAGTCAATGCAACAAAGGATGTCTTTGCTGTGCTAGAATCAATCCCAGAACTAGTGCCAGATGAAATAGTAGTTGCGGCTGCATTGCTAGCAGAAAACCCAAAGCAACAGAATCTGTTGTTTACAGCTCCTCAACATGCAAGGCTGAAGTTGGTTCGAAGGCTACTTAAGGAAGACTCAATTAAGAAGAACATAGTTTAA
- the LOC140814380 gene encoding uncharacterized protein, whose product MAHCPKSGPRLLLKDLENRTRGGLGGPSGSYLPFDLFVFPLRRPKPVIVGGLHPMGSLSHSRLRDLCDEYFDPRKLLCGGGMTLFHVGGLAHIKDKAETALNFYNKKKRKNFVLDKVVKVNRVSGGGVTA is encoded by the exons ATGGCCCATTGCCCCAAATCCGGCCCACGTCTTCTATTAAAAGACCTGGAGAACAGAACGCGTGGAGGATTAGGGGGCCCATCGGGATCATATCTCCCCTTCGATCTCTTCGTATTTCCGCTTCGCAGGCCAAAGCCGGTGATAGTTGGCG GGCTTCATCCAATGGGATCGCTGTCACACTCAAGGCTACGTGAT CTATGTGATGAATATTTTGATCCAAGAAAATTATTATGCGGTGGAGGGATGACGCTGTTTCATGTCGGTGGTTTAGCTCATATCAAGGACAAAGCGGAAACGGCCTTAAACTTCTACAATAAGAAAAAA CGAAAGAATTTCGTTCTCGATAAGGTTGTCAAGGTTAACCGTGTATCTGGTGGTGGTGTTACTGCATGA